One stretch of Pseudomonas fragi DNA includes these proteins:
- a CDS encoding PHP domain-containing protein: MEIDLHCHSTASDGALAPAVLVARAFEKGVQVLALTDHDTLEGLDEARTAAQALGMTLVNGVELSCTWGGATIHVLGYGFDVDAPALVEAIAKLHDGRWLRAEEISRKLALKGMPGALEGARAIQQTLGDSGNAPARPHFADFLVEAGYVKDRAEAFRKWLGAGKLGDVKLHWPTLEDTVATLRAAGAWVSLAHPSHYDFTRSKRRRLIGDYIQAGGHAIEVVNGYQPADQVGSLAILAREFGLLVSAGSDFHGPGGWSEIGEYRPLPEDLPPLWCRFKYDKPTANV, translated from the coding sequence GTGGAAATCGACTTGCATTGCCATAGCACGGCATCCGATGGCGCCCTGGCGCCCGCAGTACTGGTTGCGCGTGCGTTCGAGAAAGGTGTGCAAGTCCTGGCCCTGACCGATCACGATACACTTGAAGGCCTCGACGAAGCCCGCACGGCGGCGCAGGCGTTGGGCATGACGCTGGTCAACGGCGTGGAATTGTCCTGCACCTGGGGCGGGGCGACGATACATGTGCTTGGCTACGGGTTTGATGTGGACGCGCCAGCGCTGGTCGAGGCCATTGCCAAATTGCACGATGGCCGCTGGCTGCGCGCCGAAGAGATCAGCCGCAAACTGGCGCTCAAGGGCATGCCCGGTGCGCTTGAAGGTGCGCGAGCTATCCAGCAGACCCTGGGCGACAGTGGCAATGCCCCGGCGCGTCCGCACTTTGCCGACTTTCTGGTCGAGGCCGGTTACGTCAAGGACCGCGCCGAAGCGTTCCGCAAGTGGCTGGGCGCCGGCAAGCTGGGCGACGTCAAGCTGCACTGGCCGACCCTTGAAGACACCGTCGCCACCCTGCGCGCAGCAGGGGCCTGGGTCAGCCTGGCGCACCCCTCGCACTACGATTTCACCCGCAGCAAGCGCCGAAGGCTGATTGGCGACTATATTCAAGCTGGGGGTCACGCGATTGAAGTGGTCAACGGGTACCAGCCGGCCGATCAGGTTGGCAGCCTGGCGATCCTTGCGCGTGAGTTCGGTCTGCTGGTCAGTGCCGGCAGTGATTTTCATGGTCCAGGGGGGTGGTCCGAGATCGGCGAATACCGGCCGTTACCGGAAGACTTGCCGCCATTGTGGTGTCGATTCAAATATGACAAGCCCACTGCCAACGTCTGA
- a CDS encoding TrkH family potassium uptake protein, giving the protein MALPTLRIIGFIIGIFLITLAISMAVPMLTLVIYDHLGDLPSFLWASLITFVAGLALVIPGRPEQVHLRPRDMYLLTVSSWVVVCIFAALPFLLTQHISYTDSFFESMSGITATGSTVLSGLDTMSPGILMWRSMLHWLGGIGFIGMAVAILPLLRIGGMRLFQTESSDRSEKVMPRSHMVARLIVATYVGITILGSLAFWWAGMSVFDAINHAMSAISTGGFSTSDQSLAKWSQPAVHWVAIAVMIMGSLPFTLYVATLRGHRKALIKDQQVQGLLGLLVVTWFVLSIWLWWTTNMPWWDAFRHVALNVTSVVTTTGFALGDYSLWGNFSLMLFFYLGFIGGCSGSTAGGIKIFRFQVAYILLKANLNQLIHPRAVIKQKYNGHRLDEEIVRSILTFSFFFAITICVIALALSLLGLDWMTALTGAASTVSGVGPGLGETIGPSGNFASLPDAAKWILSLGMLLGRLEIITVFVLCIPAFWRH; this is encoded by the coding sequence ATGGCGTTGCCGACCTTACGCATCATCGGTTTTATCATCGGCATCTTCCTGATTACGCTCGCGATCAGCATGGCCGTGCCCATGCTGACCCTGGTGATTTACGACCATCTGGGCGACCTGCCGTCCTTTTTGTGGGCCAGCCTGATCACCTTTGTCGCCGGCCTGGCGCTGGTCATCCCGGGTCGCCCCGAGCAGGTACACCTGCGCCCCCGGGACATGTACCTGCTCACCGTGTCCAGCTGGGTGGTGGTGTGCATCTTCGCCGCGCTGCCGTTTCTGCTGACCCAGCACATCAGCTACACCGACTCTTTTTTCGAAAGCATGTCCGGCATTACCGCCACCGGCTCCACCGTGCTCAGCGGTCTGGACACCATGTCCCCCGGCATCTTGATGTGGCGTTCGATGCTGCACTGGCTGGGCGGCATCGGCTTTATCGGTATGGCGGTGGCGATCTTGCCGTTGCTGCGCATCGGTGGCATGCGCCTGTTCCAGACCGAGTCTTCCGACCGTTCCGAAAAAGTCATGCCGCGCTCACACATGGTGGCCCGCCTGATTGTCGCCACTTACGTCGGCATCACCATTCTGGGCAGCCTGGCATTCTGGTGGGCGGGCATGAGCGTGTTTGATGCGATCAACCATGCCATGTCGGCCATTTCCACCGGCGGCTTCTCGACCTCCGACCAGTCGCTGGCCAAGTGGTCGCAACCGGCGGTGCACTGGGTGGCAATCGCCGTGATGATCATGGGCAGCCTGCCGTTTACCCTGTATGTGGCCACCCTGCGCGGTCATCGCAAAGCCCTGATCAAGGATCAGCAGGTGCAGGGCTTGCTCGGTTTGCTAGTGGTGACCTGGTTTGTACTCAGCATCTGGCTGTGGTGGACCACCAACATGCCGTGGTGGGACGCCTTTCGCCATGTGGCGCTGAACGTGACCTCGGTGGTGACGACCACGGGCTTTGCCCTGGGTGACTACAGCCTGTGGGGCAATTTCTCGCTGATGCTGTTTTTCTATCTGGGCTTTATCGGCGGTTGTTCGGGCTCGACCGCAGGCGGGATCAAGATCTTCCGCTTCCAGGTTGCCTATATCCTGCTCAAGGCCAACCTCAACCAACTGATTCACCCCCGGGCAGTGATCAAGCAAAAGTACAACGGCCACCGCCTCGACGAAGAAATCGTACGTTCGATTTTGACCTTTTCATTCTTCTTCGCCATCACCATTTGCGTGATCGCACTGGCCCTGTCGCTGCTGGGGCTGGACTGGATGACCGCCCTCACCGGCGCTGCCAGTACGGTGTCCGGCGTTGGGCCGGGCCTGGGCGAGACCATCGGGCCGTCCGGCAACTTCGCCAGCCTGCCGGATGCGGCCAAGTGGATTTTGTCATTGGGTATGTTGCTTGGGCGCCTGGAGATCATTACCGTGTTTGTACTGTGCATTCCGGCATTCTGGCGGCACTGA
- a CDS encoding NAD(P)H nitroreductase has product MEALDALLNRVSAPRLLDPAPTAEQREVLFAAALRAPDHGQLRPYRFLTVEGDARNQLGEILAEAVQAQGGEVTQAALDKARAMPLRAPLVVVVIARLQDHFKVPKSEQLITAGCAAHAIELAAYAQGIGAVWRTGELSYAPHVAKGLGLGEGEEVVAFLYLGTPQNELRSAPKADSAEFVQAWPVK; this is encoded by the coding sequence ATGGAGGCTCTCGACGCTTTGCTCAACCGTGTTTCTGCCCCGCGCCTGCTTGATCCGGCGCCTACGGCTGAGCAACGTGAAGTACTTTTCGCCGCCGCCTTGCGTGCGCCGGACCACGGCCAGTTGCGCCCTTACCGGTTTTTGACGGTTGAAGGCGACGCGCGCAACCAGCTGGGCGAAATTCTCGCCGAGGCCGTGCAGGCCCAGGGTGGCGAAGTGACCCAGGCAGCCCTGGACAAGGCCCGTGCCATGCCTTTGCGTGCCCCGTTGGTGGTGGTAGTGATTGCCCGTTTGCAGGACCACTTCAAGGTGCCCAAGTCCGAGCAACTGATTACGGCTGGCTGCGCGGCCCATGCCATTGAGCTGGCGGCTTATGCCCAGGGCATTGGTGCGGTATGGCGCACGGGCGAGCTGTCATATGCACCGCATGTGGCCAAGGGTTTGGGGCTGGGTGAGGGCGAAGAAGTGGTGGCGTTTTTGTATTTGGGAACACCACAGAACGAACTGCGGTCAGCGCCCAAGGCTGATAGCGCCGAGTTTGTGCAGGCGTGGCCGGTCAAGTAA
- a CDS encoding helix-turn-helix transcriptional regulator, whose protein sequence is MDQILSLRHYRHDLIAHSHEHAQVVISLSGQLDFEVEGRPSLLRQQQLMVVPAGAHHTCGSPQGSHCLVLDVPGDNWLGQSLGAHADASRRLLDTAGHLPLDPQQHQLVNWLATSPVTDPLIARQGAILLLASLNRLNPEQAQPRRLPYAALDAYIEQNAAYPLQVADLAQIAGLSCARLHSRFVSECGQTPMDYIRQRRLRSALTLLRHSALPIGEIASRVGYSSQSAFAAAMLREFGASPSRLRREPGDN, encoded by the coding sequence ATGGACCAAATCCTGTCTCTGCGCCATTACCGCCACGACCTGATTGCCCATAGCCATGAACATGCGCAGGTGGTGATCAGCCTGTCGGGCCAGCTGGATTTCGAAGTCGAGGGCCGGCCCAGCCTGCTGCGCCAGCAACAGTTGATGGTGGTGCCCGCAGGCGCTCACCACACCTGCGGTAGCCCCCAGGGCAGCCATTGCCTGGTGCTGGATGTACCCGGTGACAACTGGCTGGGGCAGTCATTGGGCGCGCACGCCGATGCCAGCCGCCGCTTGCTCGACACCGCCGGCCATCTGCCCCTCGACCCGCAGCAGCACCAACTGGTCAACTGGCTGGCGACCAGCCCGGTGACCGATCCGCTGATTGCCCGCCAAGGGGCGATCCTGCTGCTGGCCAGTCTCAATAGACTCAACCCTGAGCAGGCCCAACCCCGCCGCCTGCCCTACGCCGCCCTCGATGCCTATATCGAGCAGAACGCCGCCTACCCGCTGCAGGTCGCGGATCTGGCGCAGATTGCCGGCTTGTCCTGCGCCCGCCTGCACAGCCGGTTTGTCAGCGAATGTGGGCAAACGCCGATGGACTACATCCGCCAACGGCGCCTTCGCAGTGCCCTGACGCTGTTGCGCCACAGCGCCCTGCCCATCGGTGAAATCGCCAGCCGCGTTGGCTACAGTTCGCAAAGCGCGTTTGCCGCTGCCATGCTGCGCGAGTTCGGTGCCTCGCCTTCGCGGCTGCGCCGCGAGCCTGGCGACAATTGA
- a CDS encoding DMT family transporter: MTPRTALGALHIGALMFGLTGVFGKLAAASASIIVFGRAAFAVLALLCFAGLAKRGGWHRLTLRDARSLLLSGLLLAGHWVSFFVSVKIAGVAIATLGFASFPAFTVILEGLIFRERIRLNEIVLVVLVSVGLILVTPNFDLASQATEGLLWAVGSGLLFSLLSLNNRANSGRMPAVQAAMWQNAVVAVCLLPFAGPGLSEVRPLDWLWISLLGVFCTGVAHSLFVASLAVIKARTAAVVFALEPVYGITLAWLLFHETPSLRMLLGGVLIIVAIVVSSRMASGPVPGKTALDAAAH, from the coding sequence ATGACTCCGCGTACTGCCCTGGGCGCCCTGCATATTGGCGCCTTGATGTTTGGCCTCACTGGCGTGTTCGGCAAACTTGCCGCTGCGTCGGCCTCAATCATCGTATTTGGCCGCGCCGCTTTTGCGGTGCTGGCCCTGCTGTGCTTCGCCGGGCTGGCCAAACGCGGCGGCTGGCACCGGCTGACTCTGCGCGATGCCCGCAGCCTGCTGTTAAGCGGTTTGCTGCTGGCCGGGCACTGGGTGAGTTTTTTTGTCTCGGTAAAAATCGCCGGCGTCGCGATCGCCACCCTGGGCTTTGCCAGTTTCCCGGCGTTCACGGTGATTCTGGAAGGGCTGATTTTTCGCGAGCGCATTCGCCTCAACGAAATCGTCCTGGTGGTGCTGGTCAGCGTCGGGCTGATCCTGGTCACCCCGAATTTTGATCTGGCCAGCCAGGCCACCGAAGGGTTGCTGTGGGCAGTGGGCTCGGGGCTGCTGTTTTCGTTGCTGTCGCTGAACAACCGGGCCAACTCGGGGCGGATGCCCGCCGTGCAGGCGGCCATGTGGCAAAACGCCGTGGTTGCAGTGTGCCTGTTGCCGTTTGCCGGCCCGGGGCTGAGCGAAGTTCGCCCGCTGGACTGGCTCTGGATCAGCCTGCTCGGGGTGTTCTGCACCGGGGTGGCCCACAGCCTGTTTGTCGCCAGCCTGGCCGTGATCAAGGCGCGCACCGCGGCGGTGGTGTTTGCCCTGGAGCCGGTCTACGGCATCACCCTGGCGTGGCTGCTGTTCCACGAAACCCCTTCACTGCGCATGCTGCTGGGCGGGGTTCTGATTATCGTCGCCATTGTGGTGTCGAGCCGCATGGCCAGCGGCCCGGTACCCGGCAAAACCGCGCTGGACGCCGCCGCTCACTGA
- a CDS encoding sensor histidine kinase: MRSLFWRILASFWLAIALVAGLSILLGHMLNQDAWILSRHPGIANLAQQWTERYETQGADAAQDFLERRKRRYHIDVQVLNESGDPLVRGTFPRRAAAWEARQQPGQQDLPWRRLTVEYTSAKTAETYLLIYRIPNPELEAWHRQSLIWPLSALGIALVVLTLFSLLVTLSITRPLKRLRVAVHDLGQTTYQQNSLARLASRRDEFGVLATDFNRMGARLQSLIGSQRQLLRDVSHELRSPLARLKIALALAERAGPEEREKLWPRLTRECDRLESLISEILALARVDADQASAEQVDLNALLNTVQKDASLAAPEQSVLLQAEPGLSLNGWPTMIERAVDNLLRNAQRFNPPGQPIELSAVREGEHITIKVRDHGPGVAEEYLAQLGEPFFRAPGQTAAGHGLGLAIARRAAERHGGRLLLGNHPDGGFIATLELPLEPNGNL; the protein is encoded by the coding sequence GTGCGATCACTGTTTTGGCGCATTCTGGCCAGTTTCTGGCTGGCGATTGCCCTGGTCGCAGGGTTGTCGATCCTGCTGGGGCACATGCTCAATCAGGACGCCTGGATCCTCAGCCGCCACCCCGGCATCGCCAATCTGGCGCAACAGTGGACCGAGCGCTACGAAACCCAGGGCGCCGATGCGGCGCAAGACTTCCTTGAGCGGCGCAAGCGCCGTTATCACATCGATGTACAAGTACTCAATGAAAGTGGCGACCCGCTGGTACGCGGCACCTTCCCGCGCCGCGCCGCCGCCTGGGAAGCCCGCCAGCAACCCGGCCAGCAGGACCTGCCGTGGCGCCGCCTGACGGTCGAATACACCAGCGCGAAAACCGCCGAAACCTACCTGCTGATTTACCGCATCCCTAACCCCGAGCTGGAGGCCTGGCACCGCCAGAGCCTGATCTGGCCCCTGAGTGCACTGGGCATTGCGCTGGTGGTGCTGACCCTGTTCAGCCTGCTGGTCACGCTGTCCATCACCCGCCCGCTCAAACGGTTGCGGGTAGCGGTGCATGACCTGGGGCAAACCACCTATCAGCAGAACAGCCTGGCGCGATTGGCGTCGAGAAGGGATGAATTTGGCGTGCTGGCCACCGACTTCAACCGTATGGGCGCACGCCTGCAAAGCCTGATCGGGAGCCAGCGCCAGTTACTGCGCGATGTGTCCCACGAACTGCGCTCACCCCTGGCCCGCCTCAAGATTGCCCTGGCCCTGGCTGAGCGCGCCGGCCCTGAAGAACGTGAAAAACTGTGGCCGCGCCTGACCCGCGAGTGCGACCGGCTGGAATCGCTGATCAGCGAGATCCTGGCCCTGGCCCGGGTCGATGCCGATCAGGCCAGCGCCGAGCAGGTCGATCTCAATGCGTTGCTCAACACTGTGCAAAAAGACGCCTCGCTGGCGGCTCCCGAGCAGTCCGTGCTCCTGCAAGCCGAACCGGGGTTGAGCCTCAATGGCTGGCCAACGATGATCGAGCGCGCCGTGGACAACCTGTTGCGCAACGCGCAGCGCTTCAACCCGCCCGGTCAGCCGATTGAGCTGAGCGCGGTGCGCGAAGGCGAACATATCACCATCAAGGTTCGCGACCACGGCCCCGGGGTGGCCGAGGAGTACCTGGCGCAACTGGGCGAGCCGTTTTTCCGCGCACCGGGCCAGACCGCGGCCGGGCATGGGCTGGGGTTGGCCATTGCCCGCCGCGCGGCAGAGCGCCACGGCGGCCGGCTGCTGCTGGGCAATCACCCGGATGGCGGGTTTATCGCCACCCTGGAGTTGCCGCTGGAGCCCAATGGCAACCTGTAA
- a CDS encoding response regulator transcription factor: MSDLLLIDDDQELCELLVSWLSQEGFQVRACHDGSSARKALSESSPDAVVLDVMLPDGSGLELLKQLRNDHPDLPVLMLSARGEPLDRILGLELGADDYLAKPCDPRELTARLRAVLRRSHPAAVSSQMELGDLCFSPMRGVVTIDQRDITLTVSESRILEALLRQPGEPLDKQELAQIALGRKLTLYDRSLDMHISNLRKKIGPHPDGSPRIVALRSRGYFYSA, translated from the coding sequence ATGAGCGACCTGTTACTGATAGATGATGACCAGGAGCTGTGTGAGCTGCTGGTCAGTTGGCTGAGCCAGGAAGGCTTTCAGGTTCGCGCTTGCCACGATGGTTCCAGCGCCCGCAAGGCGCTGAGCGAGTCCAGCCCGGATGCCGTGGTGCTGGATGTCATGCTTCCCGATGGCAGCGGCCTTGAGCTGCTCAAGCAACTGCGTAACGACCACCCCGATCTGCCGGTGCTGATGCTGTCGGCGCGTGGCGAACCGCTGGACCGCATCCTGGGCCTGGAGCTGGGCGCCGACGACTATCTGGCCAAGCCCTGCGACCCCCGCGAGCTGACCGCCCGCCTGCGCGCCGTGCTGCGCCGCAGCCACCCGGCGGCCGTGTCCAGCCAGATGGAGCTGGGCGACCTGTGTTTCAGCCCGATGCGCGGCGTGGTCACCATCGACCAGCGCGACATCACCCTGACCGTGTCTGAAAGCCGCATCCTCGAAGCCCTGCTGCGCCAGCCCGGCGAGCCGCTGGACAAACAGGAGCTGGCGCAGATCGCCCTGGGCCGCAAGCTGACCCTGTACGACCGCAGCCTCGACATGCACATCAGCAACCTGCGCAAAAAGATCGGGCCGCACCCGGATGGCAGCCCGCGCATCGTGGCATTGCGCAGCCGCGGGTATTTCTACAGCGCCTGA
- a CDS encoding Spy/CpxP family protein refolding chaperone codes for MRKTLIALMFAAALPTVAMAMPGGDGQMGPRHGGEHHGRGDAPYSQLDLTREQRQQIGKLMGEQMHDRKQLVEKYLEKLPAADQKALKDEMKAKHDKTQSDIRALLKPDQQKRFDEMQKKRAERQAEMKEFKEWKAQQAPKAQ; via the coding sequence ATGCGTAAGACTCTTATTGCTTTGATGTTTGCTGCAGCACTGCCAACCGTCGCAATGGCCATGCCTGGTGGTGACGGCCAGATGGGCCCACGTCACGGCGGTGAACACCACGGTCGCGGCGACGCCCCTTACAGCCAGCTGGACCTCACCCGCGAGCAGCGCCAGCAGATCGGCAAGCTGATGGGCGAGCAAATGCATGATCGCAAGCAACTGGTCGAAAAATACCTGGAAAAACTGCCAGCCGCCGACCAGAAAGCGCTGAAAGACGAGATGAAGGCCAAGCACGACAAAACCCAGAGCGATATCCGCGCCTTGCTCAAACCTGATCAGCAAAAACGCTTCGACGAGATGCAAAAGAAACGCGCCGAGCGTCAAGCCGAGATGAAAGAGTTCAAGGAGTGGAAAGCACAGCAAGCGCCAAAAGCGCAATAA
- a CDS encoding SelT/SelW/SelH family protein, with protein sequence MSPDKPEIVITYCTQCQWLLRAAWLAQELLSTFADDLGRVALEPGTGGVFRITCNGVQIWERKADGGFPEAKVLKQRVRDQIDPQRDLGHNDRVQ encoded by the coding sequence ATGTCGCCCGATAAACCCGAAATTGTCATCACCTACTGCACCCAGTGCCAGTGGCTGCTGCGCGCTGCCTGGCTGGCGCAAGAACTGCTCAGTACCTTTGCCGACGACCTGGGCCGGGTCGCGCTGGAGCCGGGCACCGGCGGGGTGTTTCGCATCACCTGCAACGGCGTACAGATCTGGGAGCGCAAGGCTGACGGCGGCTTTCCCGAAGCCAAGGTGCTCAAGCAGCGGGTGCGCGACCAGATCGACCCGCAGCGCGACCTGGGGCACAACGACCGGGTTCAGTGA
- a CDS encoding septation protein A yields the protein MKQFIDFIPLLLFFIVYKIEPRIVEIGGHSLSVGGIYSATAMLIISSLVVYGALFIKQRKLEKSQWLTLVACLVFGSLTLAFHSETFLKWKAPVVNWLFALAFAGSHFIGDKVLIKRMMGHALSLPDAIWTRLNVAWIGFFLFCGAANLFVAFTYQSIWVDFKVFGSLGMTVLFLIAQGIYLSRHLHDTDPTDTSPKTKD from the coding sequence GTGAAACAATTCATCGACTTCATCCCGCTGTTACTGTTTTTCATCGTTTACAAAATCGAGCCGCGCATCGTCGAAATCGGCGGGCACAGCCTGTCGGTCGGCGGTATCTACAGCGCTACGGCGATGCTGATCATCAGTTCACTGGTGGTGTATGGCGCCCTGTTCATCAAGCAACGCAAACTCGAAAAAAGCCAATGGCTGACCCTGGTTGCCTGCCTGGTATTCGGCAGCCTGACCCTGGCCTTCCACAGTGAAACCTTCCTTAAATGGAAAGCCCCGGTGGTGAACTGGCTGTTTGCCCTGGCCTTTGCCGGCAGCCACTTTATCGGCGACAAGGTCCTGATCAAGCGCATGATGGGCCACGCCCTGAGCCTGCCCGATGCCATCTGGACCCGCCTGAACGTGGCCTGGATCGGGTTTTTCCTGTTCTGCGGCGCGGCCAACCTGTTCGTTGCGTTCACCTACCAAAGCATCTGGGTCGACTTCAAGGTGTTCGGCAGCCTGGGCATGACCGTGCTGTTCCTGATCGCCCAGGGTATCTACCTGTCGCGCCATCTGCATGACACCGACCCCACCGATACCTCCCCCAAGACCAAGGACTGA
- a CDS encoding YciI family protein, translated as MLYAIIATDVANSLEARLAARPAHLERLQQLKAEGRIVLAGPHPAIDSNDPGAAGFSGSLVVAEFESLNAAQAWAEADPYVAAGVYANVNVKPFKQVLP; from the coding sequence ATGCTCTACGCCATCATTGCAACAGACGTCGCCAATTCGCTCGAAGCCCGCCTGGCTGCCCGCCCTGCGCACCTTGAGCGCTTGCAACAACTGAAAGCCGAGGGCCGTATCGTGCTGGCCGGGCCGCACCCGGCCATCGACAGCAATGATCCGGGCGCTGCCGGTTTCAGCGGCAGCCTGGTCGTGGCCGAGTTCGAGTCGCTGAACGCTGCCCAGGCCTGGGCCGAGGCCGACCCCTACGTTGCCGCCGGTGTCTATGCCAACGTCAACGTCAAGCCGTTCAAGCAAGTCCTGCCGTAA